From Chitinivibrionales bacterium, one genomic window encodes:
- a CDS encoding DUF4388 domain-containing protein has product MSATAKLRFAKIYEVPDDAKKPAAFAIDEKSYDVTDIQGDWIKIQFNSAELWGKAQDFTLSDNSAPHVDSPASSKVKALEKPVSGQQAHISKHLAKLRTGPDEQCKIITFLFKKNDYQIVAETDNYYRIQYKDTAGYILKNSCSTVIAEADSEETRVPVAQISNTAQADISEEEPSEVDPMVVSSSPPVTAPKTHSTQQYRNRYHSQDTFVQRTKKISENIARTGQPPREPPQQIAMNNDTAVLTDHSPVSDNMVQQLQSVQNPDKISVGIMRSTAIFMIVAIIVLVNIVVFIHYILTIGRSKGKKRKRQVVIVGEKMLNVKMSLLQRNIPVDKFFELRGYTVKRLLKFHAGGIGLIHSKADIVLIDWKLRRDAIKCIEQLQDAADHGILRLCLFYGVSPKASKEKYALSAAFHFTGDTIKINDLAEILKSKRHATPRKSGTIMSLERYPFQGEIEEDTLSEMLQFILITKKTGTLFAENKDFSGIINFHDGTIVHSETRSSQNQTAIREILDMKNGTFRFEISSTPLKQTTQINVMNAMMEWAQIKDEKIMAS; this is encoded by the coding sequence ATGAGTGCGACGGCTAAGTTGCGGTTTGCAAAAATCTATGAAGTTCCTGATGACGCCAAAAAGCCGGCGGCCTTTGCAATCGACGAAAAGTCTTATGATGTTACCGATATCCAGGGCGACTGGATAAAAATTCAATTCAATAGCGCAGAATTGTGGGGAAAGGCACAGGATTTTACCCTCAGCGATAATTCGGCACCCCATGTTGATTCTCCGGCGTCCTCAAAGGTTAAAGCGCTCGAAAAACCGGTTTCCGGACAGCAGGCCCATATATCAAAACATCTGGCCAAGCTTAGAACCGGCCCGGATGAGCAATGTAAAATCATAACATTTCTTTTCAAAAAAAACGATTATCAAATAGTTGCAGAAACCGACAATTACTATCGGATTCAGTACAAAGATACGGCTGGATATATTCTGAAAAACTCATGTAGCACGGTAATTGCAGAAGCAGATTCCGAAGAAACACGCGTCCCTGTAGCCCAAATATCCAATACTGCTCAAGCAGATATATCCGAGGAAGAGCCTTCTGAAGTTGATCCCATGGTGGTCAGTAGTAGCCCTCCTGTTACAGCACCCAAGACACATTCCACTCAACAATACAGAAACCGATACCATTCGCAGGATACCTTCGTTCAAAGGACTAAAAAGATATCTGAAAATATTGCCCGGACAGGGCAACCGCCCCGGGAACCTCCTCAACAGATTGCCATGAATAATGATACTGCTGTTCTTACCGATCATTCTCCTGTTTCCGATAACATGGTTCAACAGCTTCAAAGTGTCCAAAATCCGGATAAAATTTCAGTTGGGATCATGAGAAGTACTGCAATTTTCATGATCGTGGCCATCATCGTATTAGTAAACATTGTTGTATTTATTCATTATATTCTTACTATAGGACGCTCAAAAGGGAAAAAACGAAAACGACAGGTGGTCATCGTTGGAGAGAAGATGCTCAATGTGAAAATGTCATTGCTCCAACGGAATATACCTGTTGATAAATTCTTTGAGTTAAGGGGATACACGGTTAAGCGGCTCTTGAAATTTCACGCCGGCGGGATCGGTCTCATTCACAGCAAAGCCGATATCGTACTCATCGACTGGAAATTGAGACGGGATGCGATAAAATGCATTGAGCAATTACAGGATGCGGCCGATCACGGTATCCTCAGGCTCTGCCTTTTTTACGGAGTTTCGCCAAAAGCATCAAAGGAAAAATATGCTCTTTCCGCTGCATTTCATTTTACCGGTGATACCATAAAAATAAATGACCTGGCGGAAATACTGAAATCAAAACGTCATGCTACACCCAGGAAATCCGGCACCATAATGAGCCTGGAACGATACCCGTTTCAAGGAGAAATCGAAGAGGATACCTTGAGCGAAATGCTTCAATTTATTCTTATCACCAAAAAAACCGGTACCCTTTTTGCTGAAAACAAGGATTTTTCCGGTATCATCAATTTTCACGATGGTACTATTGTTCACTCCGAAACCCGATCCTCCCAAAACCAGACAGCGATCCGCGAAATTCTGGATATGAAAAACGGGACATTCCGGTTTGAAATATCTTCAACACCTCTTAAGCAAACCACTCAAATCAATGTCATGAATGCCATGATGGAATGGGCACAGATTAAAGATGAAAAGATTATGGCATCGTAA